A window of Zonotrichia leucophrys gambelii isolate GWCS_2022_RI chromosome 11, RI_Zleu_2.0, whole genome shotgun sequence contains these coding sequences:
- the RPL13 gene encoding large ribosomal subunit protein eL13, with product MAPSRNGMILKPHFHKDWQRRVATWFNQPARKLRRRKARQAKARRIAPRPVAGPIRPIVRCPTIRYHKKVRAGRGFSLEELKLAGINKRFARTIGISVDPRRRNKSTESLQANVQRLKEYHSKLILFPRKPAMPKKGDSSPEELKMATQLTGPVMPIKNVFKREKARVITEDEKNFKAFASLRMARANARLFGIRAKRAKEAAEQDVEKKK from the exons ATGGCGCCCAGCCGCAATGGGATGATCCTGAAGCCCCACTTCCACAAGGACTGGCAGCGCCGAGTCGCCACCTGGTTCAACCAGCCCGCCCGCAAGCTCCGCAG GAGGAAGGCTCGCCAGGCCAAGGCTCGCCGCATCGCCCCCCGGCCCGTGGCCGGGCCCATCCGGCCCATCGTCAGGTGCCCCACCATCAGATACCACAAAAAGGTCCGTGCTGGCAGAGgcttcagcctggaggagcttAAG cTCGCTGGCATCAACAAGAGGTTTGCCCGGACTATCGGCATCTCCGTGGATCCCCGGAGGCGGAACAAGTCCACCGAGTCCCTGCAGGCCAACGTGCAGAGGCTGAAGGAGTACCACTCCAAGCTCATCCTCTTCCCCAGGAAGCCAGCCATGCCCAAGAAGGGAGACAGCTCT CCAGAGGAACTCAAGATGGCCACACAGCTCACAGGACCTGTCATGCCCATCAAGAAT GTTTTCAAGCGGGAGAAGGCGCGTGTCATCACGGAGGACGAGAAGAACTTCAAGGCCTTTGCCAGCCTTCGCATGGCCCGGGCCAACGCCCGCCTCTTCGGCATCCGCGCCAAGCGCGCCAAGGAAGCGGCGGAGCAGGACgtggagaagaagaaatga